One window of the Shewanella litorisediminis genome contains the following:
- the hutC gene encoding histidine utilization repressor: protein MATAKFAEIKEYIRRHIESGQWEENTRVPSENQLAEQFGCSRMTARRALTELVEAGVLERSQGLGTFVASLKSQSSMLSIRNIADEIKGRGHGYSVRVLELEAMDAIAPIAIALGLEEGDEVFYSLLVHCEQGLPLQLEERFVNPELIPHYLKQDFSSQTPHEYLSQVAPLTEARHTIEAIMPKEQVRSRLNMPEGEPCLQIIRRTWSRHGVVSFARLMHPGSRFRLGGHLTFK from the coding sequence ATGGCCACAGCCAAGTTTGCCGAAATCAAAGAATACATACGGCGCCATATTGAGTCGGGTCAGTGGGAAGAAAACACCCGGGTGCCCTCTGAGAATCAGCTGGCAGAGCAGTTTGGCTGCAGCCGCATGACAGCCCGCCGGGCCCTGACCGAGTTGGTTGAGGCAGGGGTGCTGGAGCGCTCTCAGGGACTGGGTACCTTTGTGGCGTCGCTTAAGTCGCAATCGAGCATGCTGTCTATTCGCAATATCGCCGATGAAATCAAGGGGCGAGGCCATGGCTACAGTGTGCGTGTGCTTGAGCTTGAGGCAATGGATGCCATCGCCCCCATCGCTATTGCGCTGGGATTGGAGGAAGGCGACGAGGTGTTTTATTCGCTGTTGGTGCACTGCGAGCAGGGTTTGCCACTGCAGCTTGAGGAGCGCTTTGTGAACCCTGAGCTTATTCCCCACTATCTGAAACAGGACTTCAGCAGCCAGACGCCACACGAATATTTGTCGCAGGTGGCGCCGCTTACCGAGGCGCGCCACACCATTGAGGCGATTATGCCCAAAGAGCAGGTACGCAGCCGCCTGAATATGCCCGAAGGCGAGCCTTGCCTGCAGATCATTCGTCGTACCTGGTCACGCCATGGCGTGGTGAGCTTTGCCCGTTTGATGCACCCCGGCAGCCGTTTCCGTCTTGGCGGTCATCTCACCTTTAAATAG
- the hutI gene encoding imidazolonepropionase: protein MSWDQVWIDINIATMDPSRSEAYGAIPDAALAVKDGKIAWLGKRSELPEFDVLATPVHRGHGGWLTPGLIDAHTHLVFAGNRANEFELRLQGASYEDIARAGGGIVSTVKACREADEAELFDLARRRLNALAKEGVTTVEIKSGYGLDLDTELKLLRVARELGKHHHVDVVTTFLGAHAVPPEFKGQGEAGTDAYVDLVVNEMLPAVVAENLADAADVFCENIAFNLEQTERVLSAAMALGLDIKLHAEQLSNLGGSELAARLSAKSVDHIEYLDEAGVKAIAQSGTCAVLLPGAFYFLRETKKPPIDLLRQYQVPMVLASDFNPGSSPICSTLLMLNMGCTLFRLTPEEALAGVTRNAARALGRDQRVGILREGMDADFCLWRISTPAELAYSYGVNPLVDVVKGGRLIHQ from the coding sequence ATGTCTTGGGATCAGGTTTGGATTGATATCAACATTGCCACCATGGACCCATCCAGGAGCGAGGCCTATGGCGCCATCCCTGATGCTGCGCTGGCCGTGAAAGATGGCAAAATCGCCTGGCTTGGCAAACGCAGTGAGCTACCCGAATTTGATGTGCTGGCCACCCCGGTACACCGTGGCCATGGCGGCTGGCTGACCCCCGGCCTTATCGATGCCCACACCCATCTGGTGTTTGCCGGTAACCGCGCCAACGAATTTGAGCTGCGTCTTCAAGGCGCCAGCTACGAAGACATCGCCCGCGCCGGTGGCGGTATTGTCAGCACAGTGAAGGCCTGCCGTGAAGCCGACGAAGCCGAGCTGTTCGACCTCGCCCGTCGCCGCCTGAATGCGCTGGCCAAAGAAGGGGTAACCACGGTGGAAATCAAATCCGGCTATGGCCTGGATCTGGACACCGAACTTAAACTGCTGCGGGTTGCCCGCGAGCTTGGCAAACATCACCACGTGGATGTAGTCACCACCTTCCTCGGCGCCCATGCGGTACCGCCCGAGTTCAAGGGTCAGGGCGAGGCAGGTACCGATGCCTATGTGGATCTGGTGGTAAACGAGATGCTGCCCGCCGTGGTGGCCGAGAATCTTGCCGATGCCGCCGACGTATTCTGCGAAAACATTGCCTTTAACCTCGAACAGACAGAGCGGGTACTGAGCGCCGCCATGGCGCTTGGGCTGGATATCAAGCTGCATGCCGAGCAGCTCAGCAACCTTGGCGGCAGTGAACTGGCCGCGCGCCTCAGCGCCAAGTCGGTGGACCATATCGAATACCTCGACGAAGCCGGCGTAAAAGCCATCGCCCAGAGCGGCACCTGCGCCGTACTGCTGCCGGGCGCCTTCTACTTCCTGCGGGAAACCAAGAAGCCACCCATCGATCTCTTGCGTCAGTATCAGGTACCCATGGTGCTCGCCAGCGACTTCAACCCCGGCTCATCACCCATTTGCTCTACCCTCTTGATGCTGAACATGGGTTGCACCCTGTTCCGCCTGACGCCCGAAGAAGCACTGGCCGGTGTGACCCGCAACGCCGCCCGCGCTCTGGGCCGTGACCAGCGCGTTGGTATATTGCGTGAAGGAATGGATGCCGACTTCTGCCTGTGGCGTATCTCTACCCCGGCGGAGCTGGCCTATTCCTACGGCGTGAACCCTCTGGTGGATGTGGTGAAGGGTGGCAGACTGATTCATCAGTGA